Genomic window (Bosea vaviloviae):
CGCCGAGGCCGTGTTGATGATCCGGCCCCAGCCCTTCGCCTTCATCTTCGGCAGCGCCGCGCGCGTGGTATGGAAGGCCGAGGTCAGGTTGATCGCGATGATCATGTCCCAGGTCGCGATCGGGAACTCCTCGATCGGGGCGACATGCTGGATGCCGGCATTGTTGACGAGGATGTCGACGGCCCCGAAGGCGGCCTCGGCCTGGGCGATCATGCCGGCGATCTGGTCGGGCTTGGTCATGTCGGCGGGCGAGAACAGCGCCTTGACGCCGAACTCGCTTTCGAGCCCGGAACGGAGCTTTTCCGCGTCGTCAGCAGGCAGGATGCCGTTGATGACGAGATTCGCGCCTTCCTTGGCGAGCGCATGGGCATAGGCGAGGCCGATGCCTGAGGTCGAGCCGGTGATCACGGCGCAGCGGTCTTTGAGGAACATGAACGTCAAGGCTCCTGACATTAGGGATAGAAATGCTTAGGTTCGGTGCCGAGCGGGCGATATGTCAGTGACCGGAAAAGGGTCGCGGCGCGGCGCCTGATGACCTATTGCAACGCAACATGACCAAAATGCAGCCACACGCACACGATCATGACGGCGCTGACGATGCAATCTGCCGGCATGCGCATGACCATCGCAATCATGCAGCCCAGGCCCTGGCCCGGGCCGAGCATCTCTGCCGCGAGCGCGGTCTCAGGCTGACGCCGATCCGCCGCAAGGCGCTGGAGGCGCTGCATGCCGACCACCGCCCCGTCGGGGCCTATGATCTGGCCGACCGCATCTCGCCGGCCGGCGGGCGCCGTCTCGCGCCGATCTCGATCTATCGCGCGCTCGATTTTCTGGTCGAGCAGGGCTTCGTCCACCGGCTCTCCTCGCGCAACGCCTATATCGCCTGCCTGCACGGCCATGGCGCCGACGAGGTCGTCGCCTTCCTGATCTGCGAGGCCTGCGGCGGCGTCGATGAGGATTCCTCGCCCGCCATGAAGAAGGCCGTGGCGGCGATCGCGCAGACGCGACAGTTTTCCCCCTCGCATCAGGTGGTCGAGATCGTCGGCCGCTGCGAGCATTGCCGGAGCGTTCAAGGATGAACGAGCGCGTGTCG
Coding sequences:
- a CDS encoding 3-hydroxybutyrate dehydrogenase, whose translation is MFLKDRCAVITGSTSGIGLAYAHALAKEGANLVINGILPADDAEKLRSGLESEFGVKALFSPADMTKPDQIAGMIAQAEAAFGAVDILVNNAGIQHVAPIEEFPIATWDMIIAINLTSAFHTTRAALPKMKAKGWGRIINTASAHAFVASPFKSAYVSAKHGIAGLTKTVALEVATNGITVNAIAPGYVWTPLVEKQIPDTMKARNMTKEQVINDVLLTAQPTKEFVTVEQVAALAVFLCTDAAKSITGTILPMDGGWTAA
- a CDS encoding Fur family transcriptional regulator gives rise to the protein MQPHAHDHDGADDAICRHAHDHRNHAAQALARAEHLCRERGLRLTPIRRKALEALHADHRPVGAYDLADRISPAGGRRLAPISIYRALDFLVEQGFVHRLSSRNAYIACLHGHGADEVVAFLICEACGGVDEDSSPAMKKAVAAIAQTRQFSPSHQVVEIVGRCEHCRSVQG